One genomic region from Syngnathus typhle isolate RoL2023-S1 ecotype Sweden linkage group LG17, RoL_Styp_1.0, whole genome shotgun sequence encodes:
- the pold1 gene encoding DNA polymerase delta catalytic subunit, with translation MFGRIHIVVVMEYKKRNGGPFTGGISQAKRNKMASEQEDSPSHFEEELAMFDDVDMDSEELEGDAGHDVIPVGDLFSTDLNPRWHRPHAPSLDPSSDSLVFQQIDLDHYLGTTIKGMPGQSFGRVPIIRMFGVTDSGNSVCCHVHGFAPYFYVPAPNGFTPNYLGDFKRELNSAVLKDMRSNKDNISVTVLAVDITRKENMYGYHGSKSVDFLRITMAMPRLIAPAKRLLEQGLKFGPFPIQCFQSFEANIDFEIRFMVDCDVVGCCWIELPKGRYRVREEKSAVDMDSKQPGKESLCQYEVDVAWTDLISHPAEGEWQRIAPLRVLSFDIECAGRKGIFPEADKDPVIQIASMVQRQGETEPFIRTVFTLQSCSSIVGSQILCFTQEKQLLQSWAEFLRTVDADIVTGYNIQNFDFPYLLNRAATLKVDLFPYLGRVRRSKSVLRDLNFQSKQMGRRENKIINMEGRVQFDLLQVLLRDYKLRSYTLNAVSFHFLQEQKEDVQHSIITDLQNGNEQTRRRLAVYCLKDAYLPLRLLQKLMCVINYMEMARVTGVPLTYLLSRGQQIKVVSQLLRHAAKQNLVMPVVKPQGGEDYTGATVIEPEKGYYSVPIATLDFSSLYPSIMMAHNLCYTTLLQKGAADKLGLSPADFIKTPTGDHFVKSSVRKGLLPEILEHLLSARKRAKAELKKETDPFKKQVLDGRQLALKISANSVYGFTGAQVGKLPCLEISQSVTGFGRQMIEETKQLVESKYTISNGYQGDAKVIYGDTDSVMVKLGVATVQEAMNVGREAAEWVSSHFVAPIKLEFEKVYFPYLLINKKRYAGLYFSSKADVHDKMDCKGIETVRRDNCPLVANLINTCLQKILIDRDPQGAVTHAKEVISDLLCNRIDISQLVITKELTRTAQEYAGKQAHVELAERMKKRDAGSAPNLGDRVPYVIIKAAKGAAAYMKSEDPIYVLENNIPIDTQHYLDQQLSKPLLRIFEPILGETKAESVLLKGDHTRCKTVLTSKVGGLMAFAQKRSTCIGCKAVLKTDTAVCDFCKRKESELYQKEIFHLNTLEERFSRLWTQCQRCQGSLHEEVLCTSRDCPIFYMRKKVQKDLDDQSKLVSRFGW, from the exons ATGTTTGGAAGAATACACATAG TTGTAGTCATGGAATATAAAAAGCGCAATGGTGGACCTTTCACGGGTGGCATTTCCCAAGCCAAACGCAACAAGATGGCCAGCGAACAGGAGGACAGTCCCTCGCACTTTGAGGAGGAATTAGCCATGTTTGATGATGTGGACATGGATTCAGAGGAGTTGGAGGGGGATGCCGGGCATGACGTTATCCCCGTTG GTGACCTTTTTTCGACAGACCTTAATCCTCGCTGGCATAGACCTCATGCTCCTTCGCTCGACCCATCCTCTGATTCTTTGGTGTTTCAACAGATTGATCTGGACCATTATTTAG gaACGACCATAAAAGGCATGCCCGGTCAGTCATTTGGAAGAGTCCCCATCATTCGAATGTTTGGAGTGACGGACAGTGGAAACAGCGTGTGTTGTCACGTTCACGGGTTTGCACCTTACTTCTACGTCCCGGCCCCGAATG GGTTCACACCAAATTACTTGGGCGACTTCAAACGAGAACTCAACAGCGCCGTGTTGAAGGACATGCGCTCCAACAAAGACAACATCTCGGTCACCGTGCTGGCTGTGGACATCACCCGCAAAGAAA ATATGTACGGTTACCACGGCAGCAAAAGCGTGGATTTCTTGCGGATAACCATGGCCATGCCTCGTCTCATCGCCCCCGCCAAGCGATTGCTGGAACAGGGCTTGAAGTTTGGACCTTTCCCCATCCAGTGTTTCCAATCCTTTGAGGCCAACATCGATTTTGAAATAAG ATTCATGGTGGACTGCGATGTGGTCGGATGCTGCTGGATCGAACTTCCCAAAGGCCGATACAGAGTCCGCGAGGAAAAAAGTGCAGTGGACATGGATTCCAAGCAGCCGGGCAAG GAATCCTTGTGTCAGTACGAGGTGGATGTGGCGTGGACTGACCTGATAAGTCACCCAGCAGAAGGGGAGTGGCAAAGGATCGCGCCGCTCCGAGTCCTCAGCTTCGACATTGAATGCGCTGGAAGAAAAG GGATCTtcccagaagctgacaaagacCCGGTGATTCAGATTGCGTCCATGGTGCAGCGTCAGGGCGAGACGGAGCCCTTCATCCGTACGGTCTTCACGCTGCAGTCCTGCTCCAGCATTGTGGGCTCTCAGATTTTGTGCTTCACTCAAGAGAAGCAGCTTCTGCAG AGCTGGGCTGAATTCCTCCGAACAGTCGACGCAGACATCGTCACCGGCTACAACATCCAAAACTTTGATTTCCCTTACTTGTTGAACAGAGCTGCTACTTTAAAG GTCGATCTGTTTCCATATTTGGGCCGTGTGAGAAGGAGCAAGTCGGTGTTGCGAGACCTCAACTTCCAGAGCAAACAGATGGGCCGCAGAGAGAACAAGATCATCAACATGGAGGGCCGAGTTCAGTTTGATCTGCTGCAG GTTCTTCTCAGGGACTACAAACTGCGCTCCTACACACTGAACGCTGTGAGTTTCCACTTTCTGCAAGAACAGAAGGAGGATGTGCAGCACTCCATCATCACCGATCTCCAG AACGGCAACGAACAGACCCGGCGACGTTTGGCCGTGTATTGCCTGAAAGACGCCTATCTGCCGCTGCGGTTACTTCAGAAGCTGATGTGCGTGATCAATTACATGGAAATGGCCAGAGTGACCGGAGTGCCTCTGACCTACCTGCTGTCCAGAGGCCAGCAGATCAAAGTTGTCTCGCAGCTACTGCGACAT GCCGCCAAGCAGAACCTGGTGATGCCCGTGGTGAAGCCACAGGGAGGAGAAGATTACACTGGAGCAACTGTTATTGAGCCAGAGAAAGG CTATTACAGCGTTCCCATCGCCACCTTGGATTTTTCCTCCTTGTATCCGTCCATCATGATGGCTCACAATCTGTGCTACACCACCTTGCTGCAGAAAGGTGCCGCTGATAAATTGGG GTTGTCACCAGCAGACTTCATCAAGACACCCACTGGTGATCACTTTGTGAAGAGTTCTGTGAGGAAAGGCCTACTGCCCGAGATTCTGGAGCACTTGCTGTCAGCCAGAAAGAG GGCTAAAGCAGAGCTGAAGAAAGAAACGGACCCTTTTAAGAAGCAGGTGCTGGATGGTCGGCAGCTGGCCCTCAAAATCAGTGCAAACTCGGTCTATGGATTCACGGGGGCTCAGGTGGGCAAGCTGCCCTGCCTGGAGATCTCCCAG agtGTGACAGGGTTTGGAAGACAGATGATTGAGGAAACCAAACAGTTGGTGGAGTCCAAGTACACCATTTCCAATGGTTACCAAGGCGATGCCAAG GTCATCTATGGAGATACGGACTCTGTCATGGTGAAGCTCGGTGTCGCCACGGTGCAGGAGGCCATGAACGTCGGGAGAGAGGCTGCAGAATGGGTGTCTTCCCATTTCGTTGCCCCCATCAAATTGGAATTTGAGAAG GTGTACTTCCCCTACTTGCTGATCAACAAGAAGCGCTACGCCGGCCTCTATTTCTCCTCCAAAGCAGATGTTCACGACAAGATGGATTGCAAAGGCATTGAAACAGTCCGTAGAGACaactgcccccttgtggccaaCCTTATTAACACTTGCCTGCAGAAAATCCTCATAGACAG GGATCCCCAGGGTGCAGTGACGCATGCCAAAGAGGTGATCTCTGACCTGCTGTGCAACCGCATCGACATAAGCCAGCTGGTCATCACCAAGGAGCTGACCCGAACGGCGCAGGAGTACGCTGGCAAGCAGGCGCATGTGGAGCTAGCTGAGAg AATGAAGAAGCGAGACGCAGGAAGCGCCCCTAACCTGGGAGACCGAGTTCCTTACGTCATCATCAAGGCTGCCAAAGGAGCCGCAGCATACATGAAGTCAGAG GACCCCATCTATGTACTGGAAAACAACATCCCCATTGACACACAACACTACCTGGACCAACAACTATCCAAGCCCTTGCTGAGAATATTTGAGCCCATTTTGGGAGAGACCAAAGCAGAGAGCGTCCTCCTCA AGGGCGACCACACGCGCTGTAAGACAGTGTTGACGTCGAAGGTGGGCGGCCTGATGGCGTTCGCGCAGAAGAGGAGCACTTGCATTGGCTGCAAGGCTGTCCTGAAAACTGACA CTGCTGTGTGCGATTTTTGTAAGAGGAAGGAGTCGGAACTGTACCAGAAAGAG ATTTTCCATTTAAACACCCTGGAGGAGCGTTTTTCCAGACTGTGGACTCAGTGTCAGCGCTGCCAAGGCTCCCTTCATGAAGAAGTCCTCTGCACCAG CCGTGACTGCCCCATCTTCTACATGAGGAAGAAAGTTCAGAAAGATCTGGATGATCAGAGCAAGCTGGTGTCTCGTTTTGGATGGTGA
- the znhit1 gene encoding zinc finger HIT domain-containing protein 1 gives MVLEKKSSARVEAGQRRVLDDATRLRRLSRQLEALEKDNFQDDPLSSLPPAGLTARLPAFSETEEPEKKKRKTRGDHFKMRFRKNFTALLEEENLADKPEPNYLSALAPPSSLPPRHFCCVCGFPSNYTCTTCGGRYCCVKCLTTHRETRCLKWTL, from the coding sequence ATGGTGCTGGAAAAGAAGAGCTCGGCTCGCGTGGAGGCAGGCCAGCGGAGGGTTCTTGATGATGCCACCCGACTAAGGAGGCTGAGTCGGCAACTCGAGGCTTTGGAGAAAGACAACTTCCAGGACGATCCCCTGAGTTCGCTACCCCCGGCAGGTTTGACCGCTCGGCTACCCGCCTTCAGTGAAACAGAGGAAcccgagaagaagaagaggaagacgcGAGGCGACCACTTCAAGATGCGCTTCAGGAAAAACTTCACGGCGCTTCTCGAGGAGGAGAATTTGGCGGATAAACCTGAGCCCAATTACCTCTCGGCGCTGGCTCCTCCCTCGTCGCTTCCACCACGCCATTTCTGCTGTGTGTGCGGCTTCCCGTCAAACTACACTTGCACGACCTGCGGGGGGCGCTATTGCTGCGTCAAGTGCTTGACGACACACCGTGAAACCAGATGTCTCAAGTGGACGCTGTGA
- the gys1 gene encoding glycogen [starch] synthase, muscle — MPLARSLSVTSLPGLEEWDEDFDLENAVLFEIAWEVANKVGGIYTVIQTKARLTSEEWGENYFLVGPYVESNVRTQVELIEPTNPALKRTIDKMNSSGCKVYFGRWLIEGSPYVVLIDVAFTAWSLDTWKSELWELCDIGVPWFDREANDAVLFGFLTAWLLGEYTAQCEETPHVVAHFHEWLAGLGLVLCRHRQLSIATIFTTHATLLGRYLCAGNVDFYNKLSEFNVDKEAGDRQIYHRYCLERAAAHCAHVFTTVSQITAIEAENLLKRKPDIVTPNGLNVKKFSAVHEFQNLHAQSKNRIQEFVRGHFYGHLDFNLDKCLFLFIAGRYEFSNKGADIFLEALARLNYLLRVNHSDVTVIAFFIMPARTNNFNVETLKGQAVRKQLWDTAHTVKERFGKKLYESLLVGQLPDVSKMLDKEDFTMMKRAIFATQRQCQPPVCTHNMLEDNGDPILNSVRRIGLFNSSVDRVKIIFHPEFLSCTSPLLPMDYEEFVRGCHLGVFPSYYEPWGYTPAECTVMGIPSISTNLSGFGCFMEEHIADPSAYGIYILDRRFRGVDESCNQLTSFLFQFCKQSRRQRIIQRNRTERLSDLLDWRYLGRYYVAARHMALAKAFPDTFLYEPHDPTSTSGFRYPRPASVPPSPSLSRHSSPHHSDAEDEEDDDERYDEDLEAEKDRVNIRQPFTMPFKNKISAANKPNGNGNGVASEKN; from the exons ATGCCGCTGGCTCGCAGCTTGTCCGTCACGTCCCTTCCCGGGCTGGAGGAGTGGGATGAGGATTTTGATTTGGAGAACGCTGTACTTTTTGAAATAGCTTGGGAGGTTGCAAACAAAG TCGGAGGAATCTACACAGTCATCCAAACCAAAGCCCGTCTGACGTCAGAGGAATGGGGGGAGAACTATTTCCTGGTGGGTCCTTACGTGGAGAGCAACGTGCGCACACAGGTGGAGCTCATCGAGCCCACAAATCCTGCGCTCAAGAGAACCATTGACAAGATGAACTCCAGCGGGTGTAAG GTGTACTTTGGTCGCTGGCTCATCGAGGGGAGCCCCTATGTGGTTCTCATCGATGTGGCCTTCACCGCTTGGTCTCTGGACACGTGGAAGAGTGAACTGTGGGAGCTCTGCGACATCGGGGTTCCGTGGTTCGACCGCGAGGCCAACGACGCCGTGCTATTTGGCTTCCTGACCGCTTGGCTCCTAGGAGAG TACACGGCCCAGTGCGAAGAGACTCCTCACGTGGTGGCCCATTTCCACGAGTGGCTGGCCGGCTTGGGCTTGGTGTTGTGTCGACATAGGCAGTTGTCCATAGCGACCATCTTCACCACTCACGCCACGCTCCTGGGACGCTACCTGTGCGCCGGAAATGTCGACTTCTACAACAAACTTTCCGAG TTCAACGTGGATAAGGAAGCAGGCGACAGACAAATCTACCATCGCTATTGTTTGGAGCGAGCGGCCGCCCACTGTGCACACGTTTTCACCACCGTGTCCCAGATCACGGCCATCGAGGCGGAAAACCTGCTCAAAAGGAAACCAG ATATCGTCACTCCCAATGGACTCAACGTGAAGAAGTTCTCAGCAGTCCATGAGTTTCAGAACCTCCACGCGCAGAGCAAGAATCGGATTCAGGAGTTTGTCAGGGGACACTTTTATGG GCACCTTGACTTCAACCTGGATAAGTGTTTGTTCCTCTTCATCGCTGGAAGATATGAATTCTCCAACAAAGGAGCTGACATATTCTTAGAGGCCTTGGCCAGACTCAACTATCTGCTTAGA gtcaATCACAGCGATGTGACCGTCATTGCATTTTTCATCATGCCGGCTCGGACAAACAACTTCAATGTGGAGACCTTAAAGGGTCAAGCGGTCAGGAAGCAACTTTG GGATACTGCTCACACAGTGAAGGAGCGCTTCGGAAAGAAACTTTACGAGTCTCTCCTAGT TGGACAGCTGCCTGATGTGTCAAAGATGTTGGACAAAGAAGACTTCACCATGATGAAGCGAGCCATCTTTGCTACTCAAAGACAATGCCAGCCTCCGGTGTGCACTCATAACATGCTGGAGGACAACGGCGACCCCATTCTGAACTCTGTGCGCCGTATCGGCCTTTTTAACAGCTCCGTTGACCGTGTTAAG ATTATCTTCCATCCCGAGTTCCTGTCGTGCACTTCTCCTCTGCTTCCGATGGATTATGAGGAATTCGTAAGAGGTTGCCACCTGGGCGTCTTCCCCTCTTATTATGAACCGTGGGGCTACACGCCAG CCGAGTGCACCGTCATGGGAATCCCGTCCATTTCAACAAACCTGTCTGGCTTTGGTTGTTTCATGGAGGAACACATAGCGGATCCTTCAGCATACG gGATCTACATCCTGGACCGGCGGTTCCGAGGGGTGGACGAGTCGTGCAATCAGCTCACCTCCTTCCTGTTCCAGTTCTGCAAGCAGAGCCGACGCCAAAGGATCATCCAGAGGAACCGCACGGAGCGTCTCAGTGACCTCCTGGACTGGAGATACCTCGGCAGG TATTATGTAGCCGCACGTCACATGGCCCTGGCGAAAGCCTTCCCTGACACCTTCCTGTACGAACCTCACGACCCCACCTCA ACGTCAGGTTTCCGTTATCCCCGGCCCGCCTCCGTGCCACCTTCTCCTTCCCTCTCCCGCCATTCCTCCCCCCACCACAGCGAcgcggaggacgaggaggatgaCGACGAACGCTACGACGAAGATCTGGAGGCGGAAAAGGACCGAGTGAACATTCGCCAGCCCTTCACCATGCCGTTCAAAAACAAGATTTCTGCTGCTAACAAGCCCAACGGGAACGGCAACGGAGTCGCAAGTGAGAAAAACTGA
- the aspdh gene encoding aspartate dehydrogenase domain-containing protein, which produces MRSPMIPLSELLDSDWETQERCGIIGEFSEAICVHCVEKMATHSSPLRIGIVGFGHLGEYLLERIIKDGAAVGLTLAFVWNRNPEKLERLVPDELVLDNLSSFAERECDVIVEVCHPQVVKEFGVRFLSHSHFMVGSPSALADHDLNTKLRQAAQKYGRTLYVPSGALWGGQDIQKLNDSGTLQALFIRMSKHPSCFRLTGDVLSEWAEEQGRRVLFTGSVAELCPLAPNNVNTMAAAAVAAGTLGFNGVQGEIVADTALSDYHLVEVHVTGPDGFSVHTVRRNPAQLGAVTGSATYNSFWNSLIVCKGHGGRVYLC; this is translated from the exons ATGCGCTCTCCCATGATTCCATTGTCAGAGTTGCTTGATTCGGACTGGGAGACACAAGAAAGGTGTGGGATTATCG GTGAATTTTCCGAAGCTATTTGTGTCCACTGCGTGGAAAAAATGGCAACGCATTCCTCTCCCCTGCGAATTGGAATTGTAGGATTTGGACATCTCG GAGAGTACTTGCTGGAGAGAATCATCAAAGATGGCGCCGCTGTAGGCTTAACTTTGGCTTTTGTTTGGAACCGAAATCCTGAAAAACTGGAACGTTTAGTCCCGGATGAACTTGTATTGGATAATCTGTCATCCTTCGCAGAAAG GGAATGTGATGTCATTGTGGAGGTGTGCCATCCTCAGGTCGTGAAAGAATTCGGTGTCCGCTTCCTGTCCCACTCACATTTTATG GTTGGTTCCCCCTCGGCCCTCGCTGATCATGACCTGAATACAAAACTTCGTCAGGCGGCCCAAAAATATGGACGAACCCTCTACGTCCCAAGTGGCGCCTTATGGGGAGGTCAAGACATCCAGAAGTTGAACGATAGCGGGACCTTGCAG GCTTTATTCATAAGGATGTCCAAGCATCCATCCTGCTTCCGTCTGACTGGAGATGTGCTCTCAGAGTGGGCAGAGGAACAGGGGAGGCGGGTTTTATTCACAGGCTCTGTGGCGGAGCTATGTCCGCTCGCTCCCAACAATGTCAACACCATGGCGGCAGCGGCAGTGGCTGCAGGGACGCTCGGTTTTAACGGTGTTCAGGGGGAAATTGTGGCCGACACGGC GTTGAGTGATTATCATCTAGTGGAGGTGCACGTGACAGGGCCTGACGGTTTCTCAGTGCACACAGTGAGAAGGAATCCCGCCCAACTTGGCGCCGTAACCGGTAGTGCAACATACAACTCGTTTTGGAATAGTCTAATTG TCTGCAAAGGTCACGGGGGTCGAGTTTATTTATGCTGA